The following are encoded together in the Onychostoma macrolepis isolate SWU-2019 chromosome 03, ASM1243209v1, whole genome shotgun sequence genome:
- the LOC131536038 gene encoding uncharacterized protein LOC131536038, whose amino-acid sequence MRNLFRTFNSLLCPPPPPPTTSITANDFATFFTDKTRSISNQFSPPRTQDPQPTTSTAKTPIFSFCPLTEAEVSKLLLSNHPTACPLDPIPSHLLQAISPTETALLSVTEALRIAKAHSKSSVLILLDLSATFDTVNHQILLSTLSSLGIAGIPLRWFESYLTDDPTVAARISGCLADISAWMKEHHLQLNLAKTELLVFPATPTLQHDITIQLGSSTITPSTSVRNLGVIFDDQLTFKDHIAKTAQSCRFALHNIRKIRPFLTEHAAQLLVQALVISRLDYCNALLAGLPSNTVKPLQMIQNAVARLVFKEPKRAHVTPLFISLHWLPIAARIKFKTLMLAYRTTTGSAPAYMHSLLRIYIPSRSLRSASERRLVVPSQRGSKSLSRTFSVTIPGWWNDLPTHIWSAGSLSIFKQQLKTHLISTLLDFTLHIKKKNSFSLFIPSLASLYLFKQCLRLGVTSTSFVGLPLQDESLYVFPNCKSLWIKASAK is encoded by the exons atgcgtaatctctttagaacatttaattctctcctctgtccccctccaccacctcccaccacttctattacagctaatgactttgcaactttttttacagacaaaactagatcgatcagtaatcagttctcacctccacgcacacaggacccccaaccaaccacatccactgctaaaactcccatcttctccttctgtcccctgacggaggctgaagtatccaaacttctcctctccaaccatcctacagcatgtcctcttgacccaatcccctcacaccttctgcaagcaatctctccaactgagactgcgcttctctcggtcactgaagccctacgaattgcaaaagcccattccaaatcatcagtcctcattctgctggatctatctgccacgtttgacactgtcaatcatcagatactcctctccaccctctcatcactgggcatcgctggaattccacttcgctggtttgaatcctatctcactg atgatccaacggtagctgcaaggatctcaggttgcctggcggacatctcggcatggatgaaagaacatcaccttcagctcaacctggcaaagactgagcttcttgtctttcccgccactccgactctacagcatgacatcacgatccagttaggttcatcaacaattaccccatcaacttcggtcagaaatcttggtgtaatctttgatgaccagctgaccttcaaagaccacattgcaaagactgctcaatcttgcaggtttgcactacacaacatcagaaagatcaggccctttctgacagagcatgctgcacaacttcttgtccaggcccttgtcatttctaggctggactactgcaatgctcttctggctggacttccatcaaacacagtcaaacctctacaaatgattcagaatgcggtggcacgactggtcttcaaggaacccaaaagagcccatgtcacacctctctttatctcattgcattggctaccaatcgcagctcgcatcaagttcaagacactgatgcttgcttatagaacaaccacaggctcagcacccgcctacatgcactcactattaagaatctacatcccctccagaagtctgagatctgctagtgagcgacgcctcgtggtaccatcacaaagaggctcaaaatcactctccagaacattctcggtcaccattcctggctggtggaatgatcttcccacccatatttggagtgctggatccctgtcaatcttcaagcaacagctgaaaactcatctcatttcgacactacttgacttcaccctacacataaaaaaaaaaaactctttctccttatttattccttcccttgctagcttgtacttatttaaacaatgcctgagacttggtgttacaagcacttcgtttgttggattgcctcttcaagatgaatcgctttatgtattccccaattgtaagtcgctttggataaaagcgtctgcaaaatga